A stretch of DNA from Rheinheimera sp. MMS21-TC3:
TTAGCAGTTTGAAAGGCATCGCGCACTGTAGTTTCAACACCAGCACGTGTTTGCGGATAGCGCTCGGTAAAAGCTTCCCCCCAGTTAGATTGTTTAACGTTTTCACCTAAAGCAAATTTAATGCTCGCAGGTGCATCTTTAAACTTAAGCTTCTCGGCACTTTCTCCCCAACGGAATTGAATAATTTGAGCTTGGCCGCCAATAGGGTTAGCACTACCGTGTAATAATTGCGACGTAGTAGTGCCGCCAGCTAAACCACGATAAATATTAATATCGTCTGGGTTTAATACATCGCCTATATGCACCTCAGAAGTAACAGCATCAGTTCCTTCATTAACGCCCATTTCTATTGCAACATGTGAGTGTTCATCAATTAGGCCAGGTGTTAAATGTAAACCTTCACCTTCAATCACAGTATAACCACGTGGGGTAGATAACGACTTACCTATTTTATAGAACTTACCATTACGCACTAAAACGTCAGTTTGCTCTAAAATACCGGCTTTATCAGCTGTCCATACAGTAACATTTTTAATATGGACATTTTGCTGCTCAGCTAACTGAGTTAAACCAAAAGCTCGGTTTGGAAAGGTCAGCTTAGATAACATAGTGGTATCGACTGCCACTTTTTTATTTGCGGCAGCAGGCTTGGCTACAACAGTACGACTAGTATTAATATCTAACTGGGTATTAGCCAAGTGTAATTTGCCTGTCAGTTGGTTATCCACTAACTGGCCACTAAATTGGCCAACATGCTTCTGGCCGGTTAACTTATTTAAATTGACATTAAATTGCAGTAACTGTTGAGCAACACTAATATCCGTTAAGGCAACGGCTTCTTTATCATCTGCCGCTACAGGCTTTAATGTCCCTTTTAGCTTAGCAGCATCACCACGCAGGCTTAACGTCATAGCTTGACCATTTAGGCTAATTGCATAATCACCAGCCATATCTATGGCCTGTAATGGCTTAAAGTTATGTTGTTGGCCACGAGTCCAAGTTGCAACAATTTCACCATCAGCGAATAAATCACCATTAGCAATAACTAAATCGGCTTGATATCCCTTAGCTATTTTACCTAAGCTTTGAGCAACACCAGTCATTTTTGCTGGCACTGTAGTTAAAGCAGCTAAAGCTGTTTCGGTGCTTAAACCATATTGCACTGCTTTACGTAAATTAGGCCAAAACTGCTTTTTATCTTTTAACTTATAAGTAGTTAACGCAAATGGTACACCCGCTTTTGCCAGTTCTGCGGCATTACTGGGTGCCCGCTCCCAATGCCGTAAACTAGCTAGATCAACATCTGGCTGATCTGATACTTGTTTGACTTCAGGGGCTGCTGGAAAGTTAAGGGGTAAAATTAAACTACGACCGCTAGCTTTTATTTCATCTAAGCGCACATACTCATACCCAGAACCAACAAACACAGCATTTTTTAATGCAAATTCATTCAACAACTTATCGGCGCGTAAAAAAGAACGATCATCTGTAGTTTCAAATACAGCACCAAACTCTTTTAAACCACCGAGTTGCTCTAAAGCAGCATTAAACTCAATAGGCTGATTATAAAAGCGGCTGTCTGTTTTACCATAAGCTTGCTGATACCAGTTAGCATCACTTAATGTTTGGCGAATAAGCGCAATACTACCCATCAGTGATGAAGGATAACTTTGTTTTGAACTGCCTTTACTAAATGACATAAACTGAGCGCCGTCAGCTTTTAGCACTAAGTCATTAGCAATACCATCAGCTAGCGAGCTAACAAAAGCTTGACCGCGAAAAATGCCGTCAAGCTGTGCTGCTTGAACTGCAGTAAAACCTAGTTTACGTAAGCTTTCTGCCGCTTTAGCGTCAGGAGTAAATTGATTAATCCAACGAACCTGGGCTTTAATAGCATCATTACTCGCATTACCACCTGAGCGCTTATTGCTATAAACAGGTGCATCACGGTAACTGCCCCGGTTAGGTTTTGCCATTTCTGGTACACCATATTGGGTGTAGGGATCAATAAAGCCAGCATAAATATGGAATTGGCTAGCATCAATTTGTTGATAGCCGGTAGGCACTTTTACTTTTGTTCCTACTGCTGAGATTTGACCATTTTCAATTAAAATAGTGGCGTTAGTTAAGGTCTTGCCAGGTTCAGTCACCACAGTCGCACCCGTTAAGGCAACTAAGTTTGGTGTTTTATGTTGAATTCCTTGCAAAGGCGATGTCTGGTCAGCGTAACTGCTTGTTACCGTAAAGGTTAACAAAGCAGCTGTTAGTAGTGACACAGGTGGCATCGACATTTTAGGTGTCGAAAAACGTGCTCGAGTCATAACAGTTCCCTGAAATTAAAGATTATTGTTTTATAGCAAAGTTTAAACAGGCTAATTCTTGCTCTGCTAATGGCATACTAAAGTAATAGCCTTGAACATAGTAACAAGCATTTTTTCTTAAAAACTCAACTTGTTCAGCTGTTTCTACTCCTTCCGCAACGACTTGTAAGTTCATTTTTTGCGCCATGGCAATAATTGCCGCGACTATATTCATATCGTTACGGTTATCCGGAATATCGCAAACAAAAGAGCGATCTATTTTTAGCTCATCTACCGGAAAACGCTTTAAATAACTAAGCGATGAATAGCCTGTACCAAAGTCATCAATAGATAAAGACACGCCCAGCCGCTTTAACTGATTTAATTGGCTAATAGCCGCATCTGTATCCCCCATTAGCATACTTTCCGTGATTTCGAATGATAAATACTTAGCATCTACACCCGTTCGTTGAATAATCCGTTCAACGACTTCGGGTAAGCTTTGATCTTTAAATTGACGAACCGACAGGTTGATTGCCAAAGTAACGAGATGGCCTTTACTATGCTGGCGAGCTAAAAAGCGACAAG
This window harbors:
- a CDS encoding amidohydrolase family protein gives rise to the protein MTRARFSTPKMSMPPVSLLTAALLTFTVTSSYADQTSPLQGIQHKTPNLVALTGATVVTEPGKTLTNATILIENGQISAVGTKVKVPTGYQQIDASQFHIYAGFIDPYTQYGVPEMAKPNRGSYRDAPVYSNKRSGGNASNDAIKAQVRWINQFTPDAKAAESLRKLGFTAVQAAQLDGIFRGQAFVSSLADGIANDLVLKADGAQFMSFSKGSSKQSYPSSLMGSIALIRQTLSDANWYQQAYGKTDSRFYNQPIEFNAALEQLGGLKEFGAVFETTDDRSFLRADKLLNEFALKNAVFVGSGYEYVRLDEIKASGRSLILPLNFPAAPEVKQVSDQPDVDLASLRHWERAPSNAAELAKAGVPFALTTYKLKDKKQFWPNLRKAVQYGLSTETALAALTTVPAKMTGVAQSLGKIAKGYQADLVIANGDLFADGEIVATWTRGQQHNFKPLQAIDMAGDYAISLNGQAMTLSLRGDAAKLKGTLKPVAADDKEAVALTDISVAQQLLQFNVNLNKLTGQKHVGQFSGQLVDNQLTGKLHLANTQLDINTSRTVVAKPAAANKKVAVDTTMLSKLTFPNRAFGLTQLAEQQNVHIKNVTVWTADKAGILEQTDVLVRNGKFYKIGKSLSTPRGYTVIEGEGLHLTPGLIDEHSHVAIEMGVNEGTDAVTSEVHIGDVLNPDDINIYRGLAGGTTTSQLLHGSANPIGGQAQIIQFRWGESAEKLKFKDAPASIKFALGENVKQSNWGEAFTERYPQTRAGVETTVRDAFQTAKEYQADWAAYNKLSKRQRADIAPPRKDYRLDVLVEILNKQRFIHAHSYVASEILMLMGVAEEMGFKITTFTHILEGYKVAKEMKAHGASGSTFADWWAYKMEVQDAIPTNACLMADQGILMSINSDDAGLQRRLNQEAAKSVMYCGMDQHEALKMVTINPAKQLKIDNVTGSIVEGKQADFVLWNGNPLSVYSQAQQTWIEGTKYFDIEADKQLQQQVVAEKQALMQKLLQSGDDAKKGEKGGYKQDEPLWHCEDQGDWLAEGQFAHFLQHSH